In Exiguobacterium sp. 9-2, the genomic window CGAAGCGACGTCATGATCAATCAATTGTTGTTCAAAATACTGTGCTCCGATGCGCCAGTCCTGTTTTAATTCATGAATGAGATAACTGGCAACGATCTGCCTGCCCCGGTTCGACATCCATCCCGTCTCGCGAATCTCGTTCATAAAGGCATCAACGAACGGTACACCGGTCTTTCCTTTTATCCAACGTTCGACAGCTAGCTGATCCGTCTTCCACGTGTATTGCCCTTCCTTTAATCCATTCGATCGAAACAGACGACTTCCTGTCTCACGCATCGTTAAATGGAAAAAGTCACGCCATAACAGTTCGAAATACAACCAGTACGTCGATTCATTTGCTCCCTTTTTTCGCTCGGCTTCCTGCAATTCAGCCATGACGCGACGCGGTGACAGCGATCCGTTCGCTAGCCAGGCAGATAACTTCGAAGAATCATTTCGTAAAAAACCGTTACGTGTTTCTTTATAGGTGAATACAGGCTCAGCCAGGTATTCTTGAAGACGTGCTCTCCCCGCTGATTCTCCACCACGGAACGGGAACGCGATCTCTGGATCCGCTTTGACTGATTCCTCCCTTATTAATCGAATCCCAGTTGGTGGATCAAGTGGATCGTAGAAGGTTCCTTTCGCCTCGACACGTTTTCGAAACGCTGTAAAGACGCGCTTCAGTTCGTCACTTCCGATATCTTCCCGGCGATGTAGTGTCTGTGTCTCAAAAGAACGGACTGTATATCTGTCTTTGACATACTGCTCACTTGCCGCTTCTTCTGTTCCAGTCATCTTATGGAAATAGACTGTATCATCCGTTTGCAGATAAGAATCAAGTGCCTCATTCACCTTCCCCTCTAAAATATCTAATGCAATTCCGATTTGAGACAAATGATCGGCTAAATTCACTAATGTCTCTTCTTCGAATTTCGCTTGTTGTGCGCCTCTTTCAAACAGCTGTTCCTTATGATTTTTAACGTATACTGCCCGAATCGTATCTTGTTCTTCGCATGCGCTCCGAAGTGCTTCATGATCATCGACACGCAAATCATTGCGGTACCAGACGACTGCTCCCATATTGATCGGCTCCCTTCTCTTATACTATGACCCGACCAAGGGACTTAGAAAACCAATCGATGTGCCGACGAGGTTTTAAGACGTTGTTTTCGTGGAATATGATTACTACAACAAATCAGAGGAGTGAATGGATCAATGGCTGCAAAACGCGGTAAACTCAGAACATTAGTGACGCTTGTAACGACGGTTGGACCAATCGTTTATAAATTCTATAAAAAACAACAAGCTAAAAAATCAATCAACAATCCTAAATAAAAAATGGACGCTTCCTTATCGGAGCGTCCATTTTTTAACGTTTACTGACACCTTCACTTGCGTCGACATAAAAACGCCATGGATAGGCCGTCGCTTCTCCAGCATTTGGAATACCAATGCGTGTCGTCTGGACGATTGCATCGACTGGGTCGGCAACGAGTCGAAACCGGTCTTGATAAAGATCCTGACCTGAATCAGCAGTCGTTAGACCGAATCCTTGGCACAATTTTGCCGGTCCATTGACGAGATTTCGTCTTTGAATCGCCGTCAATTCTGCGTAGGAACAACCGAAACGGCGTTCAGCGACAAGATCATGCCCACTGATGATTTCGGCACCTCGTAACAACAGTCCGTATCCTTCCCCTTCATGTCCACAAACGATATTCATACAGTGATGCATACCATACGTGAAATAAACATATAAATGTCCGGGTGGACCGAACATCGGTGCCGTTCGTTTCGTCGGTTTACCGGAAAACGAGTGTGCCGCTTGATCGTGAGGACCGAGATAGGCTTCGACCTCGACGATTCGCATCGTTACCTCATCGACCGTGATGTGTGTTCCTAAGAAGTCTGGTCCGACTTCAACTGGAGATCGTTCAAAAAAGTGTCGTTCCATCCGTTCGCCCTCCTTCATGAAACAAGCGAACCTCCCATACCGGAAGATTCGCTTGTCGTGACTTAAGATTGTTTGATTGCTGTACGAATTGAGAGATCATTCAATTGCGCATCCGAGACTGGGCTTGGTGCTGCCGTCAACAGATCACTTGCTGATGCTGTTTTCGGGAAGGCAATTGTATCACGCAAGTTCGAACGCCCTGCGAGTAACATGACGAGACGGTCTAGACCAAGTGCGATCCCCGCATGTGGTGGTGTTCCGTATTCGAATGCTTCCATCAAGAAGCCGAATTGCTCGTTTGCTTCTTCTTCTGAGAAGCCAAGCAACTTGAACATCCGCTCCTGGATATCCCGTTCATAAATCCGTTGTGATCCACCGCCGAGCTCATATCCGTTTAAGACGAGGTCATACGCGACTGCGAGGACTTTGCCAGGATCCGTCTCGAGCAATTCGAGATCCTCACGACGCGGCATCGTGAACGGGTGGTGGTTCGCATAGAAACGACCATCTTCTTCTTCGTACGTGACAAGTGGGAAGTCTGTCACCCAAAGGAAGTTGAAGACCGACTCATCAATTAAGTCGAGTTCCTTCGCCAACTTCTGACGGAGCGCACCTAAGCTGTCTGCTACGATCGATGCTTTTGCTGCGACGAACAACAACAAGTCGCCTGCTTCCGCATCTGTCGCCGCTGTCAAGCGAGCGGTTGCTTCTTCGTCGAAGAACTTCGCGATTGGACCATTCAATCCGTCGGCTGTCACTTTGACCCATGCGAGACCTTTTGCACCGTAAATCGCCGTAAATTCTTGTAACTTATCGATGTCTTTTCGTGAGAAGCGTTCAGCTGCACCTTTGACGTTCAATGCTTTGACTTCTCCACCTGCTTCAAGTGCCATATCGAATACTTTGAATCCTGCTCCTTTGACGGCATCCGCGACATCGATCAATTCGAGACCGAAGCGTGTATCCGGTTTATCCGAACCATACCGGCTCATTGCTTCTGCATACGGCATCCGTGGGAATGGTGTCACGATATCTTTTCCGAGCGTTTCTTTCATGACGCGTGTCATCATCGACTCCATCATGGCATACAAGTCTTCGATGTCCATGAAGCTTGTCTCGATGTCGACTTGCGTGAATTCAGGTTGACGGTCTGCACGTAAGTCTTCATCACGGAAACAACGTGCGATTTGGAAGTACCGCTCAAAACCAGACACCATCAACAATTGTTTGAACAATTGTGGAGATTGTGGCAAGGCGTAGAACTCGCCCGGGTGAACCCGGCTTGGGACGAGATAGTCACGTGCGCCTTCTGGCGTTGATTTCGTTAAGATCGGTGTCTCGACTTCCAGGAAGTCTTGCTCATCGAGGAAGTTCCGCATGATGTTCGATGCTTTCGAACGGAGACGGAATGTCTCTTGGAGCGATGGGCGACGCAAGTCGAGGTAACGGTATTTGAGACGTAAATCTTCTGACGTCTGCTCCGCTTCTTCACTGATCGGGAACGGTGTCATCTTCGCTGCGTTTAAGATGACGACTTCATCCGCGACGACCTCGACTTGTCCAGTCGGGATGTTCGGGTTCGGATTCTCACGTGCGATGACATGTCCTTTAATATCGAGGACATATTCCGAACGAATCGATTCGGCAAGACGGTGTGCCTGCTCGTTTTCCGGTTGGAAGACGATTTGGACGATGCCACTACGGTCACGGAGATCAAGGAAGATCAATCCTCCTAAGTCACGTCGTTTTTGAACCCATCCTTTAAGTTGAACGTGTTGTCCGATGACTTCTTCTGTCACCTGTCCGTTCATATGCGTGCGTCCGATCATTGTGCTTCCTCCTTTAATTTCGCGACGATCGTATCAGCGACTGCTGATAACGGAACGTCCGTCTGTTCCCCTGTAGCCATGTTTTTGAGGGCAGCTGCACCACGCTCGACTTCTTCATCCCCGAGGATGACCGTGTAACGTGCTTTCAAGCGATCTGCTGCCTTAAATTGTCCTTTGAACTTCCGACCGAGATAATCCCGATCCGCGACAAGTCCTTCAAGACGCATCAATTGTAGGAGTCGTGTCGCTGTCTTTTCGACTTCGTCACTGCCTTGCGCGACGATGAAGACATCGATTCGATCGTCGACTGCTGGTAAGACGTTCTCATTTTCAAGCGCCATCAATAAACGCTCGATACCGATTCCGAATCCGATTCCCGGTGTTGCCGGTCCACCGATCTGTTCGACGAGACCGTTGTAACGACCACCACCACATAGTGTCGTGATTGCTCCGAAACCTTCTGCTTCTGACATGATTTCGAACGCCGTGTGATTGTAATAGTCGATTCCGCGAACAAGCGTTGGATCAACGACGTACTCGATACCGAGTGCATCTAAGTGAAGCAACACTTCGTCGAAGTACGCTTTTGATGCCGGGTTTAAGTAATCGAGAATCGATGGTGCTGTTGCCATGCTCGGGTGATCGCGGTCGACCTTACAATCGAGGACACGAAGAGGATTCGTTTCGAGACGATTTTGACAGTCCTGGCATAATTCGTGAACGACTGGCTTAAAGTGTTCGACGAGTGCTGCCCGGTGTGCGGCGCGACTTTCGTTATCCCCGAGCGTGTTGATGACCAGTTTAAGATGCTTCAATCCGAATGAACGGTAGATGCTCATCGCGAGACTGATTACTTCCGCATCGATGGCCGGTTGTTCACTTCCGAGTGCTTCAACTCCGTATTGGTGGAGCTGACGGAAACGTCCTGCTTGCGGACGTTCATAACGGAACATCGGGCCGATGTAGAATAATTTCGTTGGTTGGTTCGGTGAACCAAACAGTTTGTTTGTCACGAATGAACGAACGACGGCAGCCGTTCCTTCCGGGCGTAACGTCAACTGGTCTTTTCCGCGTTTCTCAAGCATGAACATCTCTTTTTGAACGATATCCGTCGTCTCACCAACGCCACGTTTAAAGAGTTCTGTCTCCTCAAAAATCGGCGTCCGGATTTCCTTATAGTTGTAACGCTTACTAATTTCACGTAATTGTTGTTCGATGTACTGCCAACGTTCGACTGTTCCTGGAAGGACATCAAACGTACCGCGTGGTAATTTCATCTCAAATTCCTCCTTTTTTGAATACAAAAAAGTTCTCGTCCGCAAAGGGACGAGAACTTGAAGATCCCGTGGTACCACCCTGGTTGTCAAATCACATTTGACCACTCGGTGCAGTTAACGCCTGCGTACGACCTTCCCTACTCTCAGTTCAGGAAGATACCTCGGAAGGGTCTTTCATCGAGTTCGTCTGTTCGCCCTTTCAGCCAAGGGGCGACTCTCTAAGCAGACGAGGTCTTGATTACTCCTCTTCGTCTTCGGTCGTATGAATCATTTGGTTAC contains:
- the hisS gene encoding histidine--tRNA ligase, with the translated sequence MKLPRGTFDVLPGTVERWQYIEQQLREISKRYNYKEIRTPIFEETELFKRGVGETTDIVQKEMFMLEKRGKDQLTLRPEGTAAVVRSFVTNKLFGSPNQPTKLFYIGPMFRYERPQAGRFRQLHQYGVEALGSEQPAIDAEVISLAMSIYRSFGLKHLKLVINTLGDNESRAAHRAALVEHFKPVVHELCQDCQNRLETNPLRVLDCKVDRDHPSMATAPSILDYLNPASKAYFDEVLLHLDALGIEYVVDPTLVRGIDYYNHTAFEIMSEAEGFGAITTLCGGGRYNGLVEQIGGPATPGIGFGIGIERLLMALENENVLPAVDDRIDVFIVAQGSDEVEKTATRLLQLMRLEGLVADRDYLGRKFKGQFKAADRLKARYTVILGDEEVERGAAALKNMATGEQTDVPLSAVADTIVAKLKEEAQ
- a CDS encoding DASH family cryptochrome, producing the protein MGAVVWYRNDLRVDDHEALRSACEEQDTIRAVYVKNHKEQLFERGAQQAKFEEETLVNLADHLSQIGIALDILEGKVNEALDSYLQTDDTVYFHKMTGTEEAASEQYVKDRYTVRSFETQTLHRREDIGSDELKRVFTAFRKRVEAKGTFYDPLDPPTGIRLIREESVKADPEIAFPFRGGESAGRARLQEYLAEPVFTYKETRNGFLRNDSSKLSAWLANGSLSPRRVMAELQEAERKKGANESTYWLYFELLWRDFFHLTMRETGSRLFRSNGLKEGQYTWKTDQLAVERWIKGKTGVPFVDAFMNEIRETGWMSNRGRQIVASYLIHELKQDWRIGAQYFEQQLIDHDVASNYGNWAFIAGVGNATRTPRFDPVFQQQRYDPNEDFTKRWT
- a CDS encoding DNA-3-methyladenine glycosylase; this encodes MERHFFERSPVEVGPDFLGTHITVDEVTMRIVEVEAYLGPHDQAAHSFSGKPTKRTAPMFGPPGHLYVYFTYGMHHCMNIVCGHEGEGYGLLLRGAEIISGHDLVAERRFGCSYAELTAIQRRNLVNGPAKLCQGFGLTTADSGQDLYQDRFRLVADPVDAIVQTTRIGIPNAGEATAYPWRFYVDASEGVSKR
- the aspS gene encoding aspartate--tRNA ligase, with protein sequence MIGRTHMNGQVTEEVIGQHVQLKGWVQKRRDLGGLIFLDLRDRSGIVQIVFQPENEQAHRLAESIRSEYVLDIKGHVIARENPNPNIPTGQVEVVADEVVILNAAKMTPFPISEEAEQTSEDLRLKYRYLDLRRPSLQETFRLRSKASNIMRNFLDEQDFLEVETPILTKSTPEGARDYLVPSRVHPGEFYALPQSPQLFKQLLMVSGFERYFQIARCFRDEDLRADRQPEFTQVDIETSFMDIEDLYAMMESMMTRVMKETLGKDIVTPFPRMPYAEAMSRYGSDKPDTRFGLELIDVADAVKGAGFKVFDMALEAGGEVKALNVKGAAERFSRKDIDKLQEFTAIYGAKGLAWVKVTADGLNGPIAKFFDEEATARLTAATDAEAGDLLLFVAAKASIVADSLGALRQKLAKELDLIDESVFNFLWVTDFPLVTYEEEDGRFYANHHPFTMPRREDLELLETDPGKVLAVAYDLVLNGYELGGGSQRIYERDIQERMFKLLGFSEEEANEQFGFLMEAFEYGTPPHAGIALGLDRLVMLLAGRSNLRDTIAFPKTASASDLLTAAPSPVSDAQLNDLSIRTAIKQS